GTTTTGCAGGGCATCAGCTCTCTTGATGCGGCGGCAATAGTCAGCGGCAGAGAGAAGGTCACTACGGCTGTAAGGCTCCGCGGCAGACTCTACGGATACAGACACTATGATTTCGGAAATAACGATTTTTCCGGATATCTTACGGATAAATTTGACAATATTGACGACTTTCTGCTGGTGAACAGCGTTGGCGGGCAGCAGCTAAACCTTTCGGAGGCCATTCTCTCCGACAGATTCGAGAGCTTTCTGGGCGACTACGCTCCCATGTATATGAGACCCAGCGAAGCGGAGATAAATTTTGATAAGAAATGCGGAGCATGAGGATATTGACCGGATTCTGGTCATAGAAAATACCTCGTTTCCCCGCCCATGGAGCAGAAAGTCCTTCGAAACTGAACTTTTTAAGGATAACTGCGATTTTTTAGTATACGATATAGATGGGAGTATAGCAGGATACATTGTTTTCTGGTATATTCTTGATGAGGCAGAGCTTGCGGTTGTTGCTGTTGCGGACGGTTTCCGCAGGCAGGGGATAGCAGGGCGTCTGCTGACGTATTGCGTTGAGAAGAACAAAAATATAAACGTCATATACCTTGAGGTGGAAAAGACAAACTCTTCCGCCGTAAAGCTATATGAAAAAAAAGGCTTT
This genomic stretch from Seleniivibrio woodruffii harbors:
- the tsaB gene encoding tRNA (adenosine(37)-N6)-threonylcarbamoyltransferase complex dimerization subunit type 1 TsaB, which produces MKYMLADTSGKGLAVTICDEHRKPFSSIFLTLENSLSEKMLWALDGLLSGSGLCPSDIDRFFIVKGPGSFTGIRVGVATLLGFCMAHGKVLQGISSLDAAAIVSGREKVTTAVRLRGRLYGYRHYDFGNNDFSGYLTDKFDNIDDFLLVNSVGGQQLNLSEAILSDRFESFLGDYAPMYMRPSEAEINFDKKCGA
- the rimI gene encoding ribosomal protein S18-alanine N-acetyltransferase, whose product is MIRNAEHEDIDRILVIENTSFPRPWSRKSFETELFKDNCDFLVYDIDGSIAGYIVFWYILDEAELAVVAVADGFRRQGIAGRLLTYCVEKNKNINVIYLEVEKTNSSAVKLYEKKGFRTNGEIKDYYGEGRHALRMSCLRKDYRGDEYA